In Wenyingzhuangia fucanilytica, the following are encoded in one genomic region:
- a CDS encoding sulfatase-like hydrolase/transferase: protein MNFKAVYFFSLITLLFVSCKSKSANSKVKPETEISSLANTKPNIVVLLCDDLGYGDLSSFGHPIINTPNLDNLAKTGIKLTSFYSTAPVCSPSRAGLLTGRSPNKAGIYDFIPGLKKSPDNRDLVHLQAHEQTIPAMLKSVGYATCLVGKWHCSSRFNSDKQPQPDDFGFDYWMATHNNAAPSHKNPNNFVRNREKVGEIEGFSSQIIVSEAINWLENKKDNNPFFLEVTFHEPHEPIASPEDLVQKYLPKAKTREEAEYFANVENVDIAVGRLVEYFKKNNMDNTLIVFSSDNGPETLMRYSRAKHSYGTPGPLKGMKLWTNEAGFRVPGIINWIGKDMYSGTTDKVVSALDYMPTFAELSGAKLPNRNLDGESFVSLLEQGEFNREKPLIWAFYDAINEQKVAMRKGDWKIMASIEANGETLPNIHNLYDGNEALVKNAKLVNHVMFNLTKDIHESEDLSTQEPEVFEEMKKTLELEYKKLLDESHIWVREE from the coding sequence ATATAGTGGTGTTGTTATGTGATGATTTAGGATATGGAGATTTATCGTCTTTTGGTCATCCTATCATCAATACACCTAACTTAGATAATTTAGCTAAAACAGGTATAAAACTTACGAGTTTTTATTCTACAGCGCCTGTTTGTTCGCCTTCTAGAGCTGGATTGTTAACAGGTAGAAGCCCAAATAAAGCTGGTATTTACGATTTTATTCCAGGTTTAAAAAAGAGTCCAGATAACAGAGATTTAGTACATCTTCAAGCACATGAACAAACCATTCCTGCGATGTTAAAGTCAGTAGGATATGCTACCTGTTTGGTAGGTAAATGGCATTGTAGCTCTAGATTTAATAGTGATAAACAACCACAACCAGATGATTTTGGTTTTGATTATTGGATGGCTACGCATAACAATGCTGCACCAAGCCATAAGAATCCAAATAACTTTGTTCGTAATCGTGAAAAAGTTGGAGAAATTGAAGGGTTTAGTAGTCAAATTATTGTTAGCGAAGCCATCAATTGGTTAGAAAACAAAAAAGATAACAATCCTTTCTTTTTAGAAGTAACTTTTCACGAACCACATGAGCCAATAGCATCTCCAGAAGATTTGGTTCAAAAATATTTACCAAAAGCAAAAACTAGAGAAGAGGCAGAATATTTTGCCAATGTAGAAAATGTAGATATTGCTGTAGGACGTTTGGTGGAGTACTTCAAGAAGAACAATATGGACAATACGTTAATTGTCTTTAGTTCAGATAATGGGCCAGAAACATTAATGAGATACAGTAGAGCTAAACATTCATATGGAACTCCAGGACCTTTAAAAGGAATGAAACTTTGGACAAATGAAGCTGGATTTAGAGTACCTGGGATCATCAACTGGATAGGAAAAGATATGTATTCTGGAACTACAGATAAAGTAGTTTCTGCTTTAGATTATATGCCAACTTTTGCTGAATTATCTGGAGCAAAATTGCCTAATAGAAATTTAGATGGTGAATCTTTTGTATCGCTTTTAGAACAAGGGGAGTTCAACAGAGAAAAGCCATTAATTTGGGCTTTTTATGATGCTATCAATGAGCAAAAAGTTGCCATGCGAAAAGGTGATTGGAAAATTATGGCTAGCATAGAAGCTAACGGTGAAACTTTACCAAACATCCATAATTTATACGATGGTAATGAGGCTTTAGTAAAAAATGCAAAATTGGTAAATCATGTAATGTTCAATTTAACAAAGGATATTCATGAATCTGAAGATTTATCTACACAAGAACCAGAAGTATTTGAAGAGATGAAAAAAACTTTAGAGTTAGAGTATAAAAAATTATTAGACGAAAGTCATATTTGGGTTAGAGAAGAATAA